A genomic segment from Nicotiana tabacum cultivar K326 chromosome 7, ASM71507v2, whole genome shotgun sequence encodes:
- the LOC107817983 gene encoding uncharacterized protein LOC107817983: MPAYAKFLKEILSSKKKLKEIKVVKLNAHCNAILQNKIPKKCGDPGSFTIPYSLGSKNFDKALCDSGAPINLIPLSMFKKLEGEIGVIKSMPISLQLAEQTTIIPEGIIEDILVRVDKFIFPIHFIMVDMEVNKEVPIILGRPFLYTGGSILDIYEGKLMLQVGNEKVVFQMKRIMKYPCDEAYGYACLKLDVVGVLAEQHKLDKLVGDSLERCISHLSKIEDEDPEIKKEVEALKDENRVVDEE; the protein is encoded by the coding sequence ATGCCTGCctatgcaaaatttttgaaggaaatccTTTCAAGCAAAAAGAAGCTCAAGGAAATAAAAGTGGTCAAACTCAATGCCCACTGTAATGCTATTCTACAGAACAAAATTCCTAAGAAGTGTGGGGATCCTGGCAGTTTCACTATACCTTACTCGTTGGGTAGCAAAAATTTTGACAAAGCCTTGTGCGATTCAGGTGCACCCATTAACTTGATACCGTTATCAATGTTCAAGAAATTAGAAGGAGAGATAGGAGTGATCAAATCTATGCCAATATCCTTGCAACTGGCTGAGCAGACCACAATCATACCAGAGGGCATAATTGAGGACATTCTAGTAAGGGTAGACAAATTTATTTTCCCAATACACTTCATTATGGTAGATATGGAAGTGAATAAAGAGGTACCTATAATCTTGGGAAGACCATTCCTTTACACTGGCGGGTCTATTCTTGATATATATGAGGGAAAACTTATGCTACAAGTGGGAAATGAGAAAGTGGTATTTCAAATGAAGAGAATAATGAAATACCCATGTGATGAGGCATATGGCTATGCTTGTCTCAAACTAGATGTGGTGGGAGTGTTAGCTGAACAACACAAGCTGGATAAACTGGTAGGTGATTCACTAGAAAGATGCATTAGTCACTTAAGCAAAATAGAGGATGAAGATCCAGAGATCAAAAAGGAAGTTGAGGCACTAAAAGATGAGAACCGGGTGGTAGACGAAGAATAA
- the LOC142162160 gene encoding uncharacterized protein LOC142162160, whose protein sequence is MLWKILGDTEAVVCEHPVHGGSHTDVDLCKISEGNPFKQKEAQGNESGRTQCPLQCHSTEQNSLEVWGSWQFKNIIPYSLGSENFDKALCDSGASINLIPLSMFKKLEGELGVIKYMLKDKKAIGWSIANIQGISPAICMHKILLEEGSTPVVQPQCKLNKNLKEVVQKEILKLLDAVTGWRMCIDYRQLNDATRKDHFPLPFIDQMVEEVVGRLYYYFFTWICRGIVLGHKVTVEGIEVDRSKVDVIVKLPPPNSVKSIRSFLGHAGFYRRFIKNFSSITKPLTELLAKDMKFVFDVECLRAFELIKEKLVSAPIMVTPNWSEPFEIMYDSRSNAGVNYVTTEKEFFTVVFAFDKFRSYLLGSKEGHKNQVADHMSQLEKPPVEAVDIREEFLDD, encoded by the exons ATGCTTTGGAAAATTCTTGGAGATACTGAAGCAGTTGTATGTGAACATCCCGTTCACGGAGGTTCTCACACAGATGTTGACCTATGCAAAATATCTGAAGGAAATCCTTTCAAGCAAAAGGAAGCTCAAGGAAACGAAAGTGGTCGAACTCAATGCCCACTACAATGCCATTCTACAGAACAAAATTCCTTAGAAGTGTGGGGATCCTGGCAGTTTAAAAACATTATACCTTACTCGTTGGGTAGCGAAAATTTTGACAAAGCCTTGTGCGATTCAGGTGCATCTATTAACTTGATACCATTATCAATGTTCAAGAAATTAGAAGGAGAGCTAGGAGTGATCAAATATATGCTG AAGGATAAAAAGGCAATTGGTTGGAGTATAGCCAATATTCAGGGGATCAGCCCCGCAATCTGCATGCACAAGATCCTATTAGAAGAAGGGAGTACACCAGTGGTGCAGCCTCAGTGCAAATTGAACAAAAATCTTAAAGAGGTGGTGCAGAAAGAGATACTCAAATTGCTGGATGCAG TTACTGGGTggagaatgtgcatagattaccggCAATTAAATGATGcaacaaggaaggatcacttccCTCTTCCGTTCATTGATCAGATGGTGGAGGAAGTAGTGGGGCGCTTATATTACTACTTTTTTACATGGATATGTAGG GGGATAGTCTTGGGCCATAAGGTCACAGTTGAAGGTATTGAGGTTGATAGATCTAAAGTAGATGTGATAGTCAAGCTCCCCCCACCGAATTCAGTGAAGAGCATAAGAAGTTTTTTGGGGCATGCCGGTTTCTATAGAAGGTTTATTAAGAATTTTTCTAGCATTACCAAGCCCTTAACTGAATTACTTGCCAAGGATATGAAATTTGTATTTGATGTGGAGTGTCTCAGAGCATTCGAACTGATCAAGGAAAAGCTAGTGAGTGCCCCCATAATGGTGACTCCTAACTGGAGTGAGCCTTTTGAGATAATGTATGACAGTAGGAGCAATGCTGGG GTGAACTATGTTACTACAGAGAAGGAGTTCTTTACAGTAGTCTTTGcttttgacaagttcagatcctatttGTTGGGAAGCAAG GAAGGGCACAAAAATCAAGTGGCTGACCACATGTCACAATTGGAGAAACCACCTGTTGAAGCGGTGGACATTCGGGAAGAGTTCCTAGATGATTAG